From the genome of Triticum aestivum cultivar Chinese Spring chromosome 3B, IWGSC CS RefSeq v2.1, whole genome shotgun sequence, one region includes:
- the LOC123071459 gene encoding uncharacterized protein, with protein sequence MPPPRVRRSVVPGFPSCPAGRAARIPPLAACMAGGGARPPGPKPVAPRSSMPPCPLVQQQFPRVRGPRPSCPAQRRPLQDAVEASLGRDRRRKDRLRWLPRVGEGLLLGRSQRRRVRLRWVMWDMAALRTGHVRRRLGLPSCLVRRPAISLGLRRRCITSRGHCRSVLDRRRHIHRRLSLVLGVRVCPVAQPTVVLTDCPGDNVVTMVTMRMVKANIVVHHRRVAAVVMLGRAMVQLRDLFTALRVALLRGHQALTTHSKVTTVVIVAEVAGTGSVSLLRLSSLSRRTPRRRLIPVRRQSCQVRLWRWCPAGYG encoded by the coding sequence ATGCCGCCGCCTAGGGTTCGACGCAGTGTTGTCCCTGGGTTCCCGTCGTGCCCGGCGGGACGTGCGGCGCGCATCCCTCCCCTAGCCGCGTGCATGGCGGGTGGTGGAGCCAGACCGCCGGGGCCCAAGCCGGTGGCGCCCAGGTCTTCTATGCCGCCTTGTCCGTTGGTCCAGCAGCAGTTCCCTCGGGTGCGGGGGCCTCGACCCAGTTGCCCCGCGCAGCGCCGGCCGCTCCAAGACGCGGTGGAGGCCAGCTTGGGCAGAGACCGCCGGCGCAAGGACAGGCTGCGGTGGTTGCCGCGGGTCGGGGAGGGGCTGCTATTGGGCCGCAGCCAACGCCGTAGGGTCCGGTTGCGGTGGGTGATGTGGGACATGGCGGCGCTGCGCACGGGCCACGTCCGCCGACGCCTGGGTCTGCCGTCGTGTCTAGTCAGGCGCCCGGCCATCAGCCTCGGGCTGCGCCGCCGATGCATCACGTCGCGAGGCCACTGCAGAAGCGTCCTGGACCGACGCAGACACATACACCGCCGCCTCAGTCTGGTGCTGGGGGTGCGGGTTTGCCCCGTGGCCCAGCCAACAGTGGTGCTAACGGACTGCCCCGGGGACAATGTGGTGACGATGGTTACAATGCGTATGGTGAAGGCTAACATCGTGGTTCATCATCGTCGGGTGGCGGCCGTGGTTATGCTTGGCAGAGCAATGGTTCAGCTGAGAGACCTTTTTACGGCCCTCCGAGTGGCTTTGTTGAGGGGGCATCAGGCCCTGACTACCCACAGCAAGGTGACTACCGTGGTCATCGTGGCCGAGGTGGCCGGTACTGGCAGCGTGAGCCTCCTCCGCCTGTCATCATTGAGCAGACGGACTCCGAGGAGGCGGCTGATCCCAGTCAGACGCCAGAGCTGTCAGGTCAGGCTATGGAGGTGGTGCCCCGCTGGCTACGGCTGA